From the Kitasatospora atroaurantiaca genome, the window GCTTCGAAGAGACCACCATCGCCGAGATCGCCACCGCGGCCCGGGTGGCCAAGAAGACGGTCACCAACTACTTCCCACGCAAAGAGGACCTGGCCCTCGACCACCACGAGGAGTTCACCGCGAGCCTCGCCCGCGCCGTCACCGACCGGGCCGACGGCGAGTCGGCGGTCGCCGCGCTGCGGCGCGAGTTCAACGCTGCGCTCGACGAACGCGACCCCGTCGCGGGCTTCGCCGGCCCCGACTTCGCCCGCATGATCGCCGACAGTCCCACCCTCACCGCCCGCCTGCGCGACCTCCACGACCAACGGGAAGAAGCCCTCGCCGCCGCACTGGCCGCCGCCTCCCCCGCCGCGACCCCCGCCATCGCCCCCCGAGCCGCTGCGGCTCTCCTCGCCGCCGCCCACCGCCTACTGTTCCGGCGCATCCAGGAACTCACACTCGCAGGGCACCCCAACGACCGGATCGCCGCCACCCTCGCCCCTGAGGCGGCCCACGCCTTCGACCTCCTCGACGCCTCACTCAACGCCTCCCCTGACACCGCGCAGTGACCCGGTCCGCGGCCGGAGAACCTGAACGCACGACAGGTCTCCTGAGTACCGCCGACGACCAACCATCCGGGCCCGGATCTGCGGGGCCAACTCGCGGATGTCCACCCGCAGGTCCGGCTCCAGGTGGCGCAGGATGCCCTGGGTCAGGCTCATGTTGGCGGCCAGCTGGTCGACGCCCCCTGTACCGAGAGCATCCAGGAAAGGCCCGCTGAAGCCGGTGACCGCAGCGAACCGACCGAAGGCCTCGGCGTTGCCGAAGTCCCCCAGACGGCGCCAGACGGTGAACAGGTTGCGCATGTACTCGTCCCGGTGCGGCCACGGCGCGACCAGGACCAGGCTGCGCACCAGCTCGGGGCGCGTCGCCGCGACCCCGGCGGCTACGACCGAGCCGAGCGAGAAGCCAACCAGGTCGACCGGCTCGCCGCCGGCATGCTCGATCACCGCGGCGATCTCCCCGGCGACCGGCAAACCCAGGCTTAGTACTGCAACGGCTTTTTTCCGTGATGAGGCCTCAGCTCTTGGGCTATGGCCCCGTCGTCTTGTCTACGTACACTGACGGCCATGGCATGCCGCATCAGTGAGCTGATCCTCGACTGCGCCGACCCCGAGCGGCTCGCCGCTTTCTGGAGCAAGGTCCTCGGCTACGTCGAACTCGGCCGGGAGGACGACGGAAGCATCGCGATCGGGCTGCCCGACGCCGGCTTCGGCGGCCCGCAGCCCACCCTCGTCCTCAGCCCCAGCAGCGACCCGCGGACCGGGAAGCTCCCACTGCACATCGACGTCAACGCCACCGACCGCGACCAGGACGCCGAGTTGGAGCGGCTGCTCGCTCTCGGCGCCAGGCCCGTCGACGTCGGCCAGACCGGCACCGAGAGCTGGCACGTCCTGGCCGACCCGGAAGGCAACAAATTCTGCCTCCTGCGCACCCGGCTCCAGCCCCTCTGACCACGTGCGTCCGGGCGCCGAGCCGCTCGGCCCTTCGAGTGAGGCCGGGGGTTTGGCTCGTCGGTGTCAGCACTCGAGCTTGTGCTTGAGTTCCGCCTTGTTCATCGACGAGCGGCCGCGGATGTTGCGGCGGCAGGCCTCCTCGTAGAGCTGATCGTAGGTGGGGCCGTCGGCACCGGAGTGGGAGCGCTGGCCGCCCCGTTTGCTGAAGGACATGTCGCGGGTGGAGGTGCGGCTCACGGTGCGGGCCCAGTACGGTCTTTACCAGCGCCGCGGGGCTGGCTGGTGCCCTGGAAAAATCTACGGCTGATCGCCGGACCGGGCCAAGGCCCGGCCATCCGTGGCGGGGCCCTCCGGTCCGGCGTTCTGACCTGCACGGGACCTCCGGCCGACTACTGCATCAGTGCGGTGTGCGGGTGGTTCGGCGCCCCCGGGCAGGCGTAGATCTGCTGGTTGTAGCCGTCGCCGATGGTGATCATGGTCGGTCTCGCCGGGTCGGGGTAGTCGGTGTCCATGGAAACGGCGGCCTGATCCTCGTACGGGGTCCAGCTGTGCATGTCCACGTGCCGCTCTTTCGTGGCAATCGTCAGCATCGGCTCCATCCGGCTGCCGCAGACGCGGCAGTCCTGGGGTGCGGGATCGGTGAAGCTCCAGGGCGCCCAGCCGCCGGCCTTCCAACCAGGAGCGACGGACAACTCGCGGTCGTAGTACGTGTCCTCCGCCCCATAATCGGCGCTGCCCGGCTTCGCGCCGGTCTTCTGCCGGGCGCTCCACGCCTGGACCTGTGCGCGCAGGTCCGGGTCCAGCTCCACAGCCCGGGGGTACTCGGTGATCTGCTCTGGGAAGACCAGGCACGGCTCCGGCAGGTAGTCGTCGTACTGGATCGCGGGCGGCTGCGGAGGTGCGGTGAGGACATCGCCGACCGCGGCGGCGGACCGCCAGAACAGCTCGGTCCTGGGCATGTTCTCCCCCGGGTGATCGAAGGCGCACCACAGCACCTGGAGCAGGTCCGCACCTTCGGGCGGGCGCAGGTCGGGCACCTCGTGGACGTACAGCTGGGCCACGGCCAGCAGTGCGACGGGCCCCTCAGGGCAGGGGCGGCCGGCGTTGATCCGATCCACCACAGCATGTTCCTGCGGACTGTAGGAGCGAGAGCCCTGCGGTCGGTTCCGGGCAGCCGCCCGGATCTCCCGCAGCAGCCTGACATCCGCCGGGGAGGTCGCCGGCAGCAGGGCCGGCGCCCGGTGCGTGCCCTCGCAGTGCGGCCAGGGTTCGGCGGAGGGCCACAGCAGCGGCCCGCCGACCGAACTTTCCTGTGGGGACGGCGATCCCGGGCGCGGGTGCAGCCGGGTCGCCGTCCGGGCCAGCGGGGCCAGCCGCGGGAGGACCACCGCGATGTCGGCCGGCCTCGGTGGGGTTGTGCGGGTCATGCCGACCTCCATGCGGCACCGGTCTCAGTTCCCGAGATTGGGTCCGTTGTTGTAGGGGACGTTCAGGAGACTTGTCGTGTAGAAGACGGGCCATGACGCACCATTGGGCAGCTGAACCGTGGCGCTCATGTTGACACCCAGCGGGATCGTGCTGCTGGCGTCCCGGTAGACGGGCGTCACCACGTAGTACACGGCAGCAGCCTCCCCCTCGGGCAGTGCGTCCACCGCCTTCTTGACCATGATTTCGTACTGCCTCATGCTGACGTCCTTGGTGTTCATCCCCAGTTGCCAGCACGGAACGAGGTTCGCCCAGTCCTGGGTCCCGCCCCATCCTCCGAAAAGGTTGGCGATCAGGTGGCAGCGTGCGAGGCCACCGTTGGGAGCCTGCGTCTGCGCGTCCCGCCAGCCGGTGATGTCGCCGCGGGCATCGGTCCCCTTGCCCAGGTTCTTCGTCAGACAGGCCTCCGCCGTAGCGGCCCGGGCGCCGGAGGGGCCCGTCGGGTCCGCGATCTTGTTGCGGCGGGCCACGTTCTGGCTGGTGTTGACGATCCATCCGCCGCCGCTGTCCCTCCTCGGGGACGGCTTGTTGGCCAGGCAGGCGGCTTTGCCTGCAGGAGGGGGCGGCGGGGTCCCGGGGCCGGGATCCGAGGAGTTCGGCGCCGCCGGGACAGGCTTGAATTCATCGATGATGAGCTTCACGCCGGGCTTGTACGCGACGACCTGACCGCGGCGCGACAGGGCGGTCTTGAAGACCTCCGGTCCCGGGGCTGCAGTGGCCTCCGGCGCCTGCACCTGCAGTGCCGTGTAGTGCCCGTTGGGCTTGCGGACCAGGCCGTCGTAGGTGGTGGAAGGGCTGCCGAGCTGCGCCGCCTGTGCGGCGGGGAGCTGCCGGACGGCTTCAGGCGTCAGATACGCCGTGCCCGGCCTCATGTCGACCGTGCTGCCGGTCTGCTTCGCGTACGCCTTCAGGGCGGAGGCCTGCGGCTGCCTGGACGGGCTGTCGGCAGTGTCGGCACCCTGGCTCGCGGACTGGTCGGTCTGCTGCGGCGGGCCGGCCGCGTCACCGCCCTGGTTCATCGTCGCCGCCGGGTCCGGCGGATTGTCGGCGAGGCTCTGGATGGCCTGGGCTATCTGCTGGAGCAGCTGCTGGCCCCGGGACTCCAGCTGCTGCTCCTTGCTCCGGAGCGCGCCGGCCTTCGCGTCCTGTGCCTTGGAGGCGGCGGTGAGCTGGGACTGCCTGGAGCTGAGCTTGGACCGCTCTGCGTCGAGTTGGGACTGCTCGTTCTGGAGGCTGCTCTTCTCTGCCTGGAGCTGGGCCTGCTCGGCCCTCAGTTCGCTCGCCTCGGCCTCGTAGGCGTTGGCCGCAGCGGCCTGCGCGGGCAGTTGGAAGGTGTTCGGCTTGCTGTTGTGGGCGTCGATCCTGGCGGACAGGGCCGCCGCGCGCGTGTTGAAGCTGCCGGTCTTCTGGTCCACGGCAGCGGTCTTGGTGTTGAACGCCGCGGTGTCATTGCGCAAGGCGGCGGCATTCTTGGTGATCTCCTCCGCCTCGGCGACCACGTCCTTCGCCTGTTGCGCTATCTCGGCTTCCTGTCGGTTGAAGTCCTCGACCTCCTGAGCGAGGGCCGCTGAGGCGGCCTCGATGCCCCCGAACGGAACCAGGGGGGCGACGGTGCCCGACTGTGCCAGGACAGCCATGGCACCGGTGGTCGCGCTCGCCCGCGCCCCCGCGCCGACGATCGGTACCAGGACCGCCACCAGCACCAGGAGGACGAAACGCCGCACGGTTCGCCGGAAGCGAGCGGCCGGCTTGTGCGGGTGCGCGGTCATCCGCTCACCTTCCCGGTGAGCGCGTCGGCGAGCTTCGCGGTGGTCGGCTGGCCGTCGCCCGCCTGGCAGACGGCGACCTGTACGAGACTCGTGCCCTTCACACGTGCCTGGTGGTAGCAGGCCCACTTCGCGCTGCCGCCCTGTGACGCCGTCCACGCCACGGCGACCGGGGTGGGAGGCTGTGCCGTGTAGGCCCACTTCGAGGTGCGACCTGCCTGGTCGGTGCGTGTCGAGGACGGGCACTTGGTGAGACCGGCGGTGAGGGTCTGGAAGGCCGTACCGGCCTTCTCGCCGTCCGGGAACACGCCGATGACCTGGTTCACGGTGTAGGCGCCCGTGTCCCCGGCGTCCTGGTAGGTCGCCGACAGGAACGCGGTCCACGCCTGCCCGTAGACCGACTGGGTCGTCGGCCCCACCGCCACGGCGCAGTCCGACGGCGACACCGTCAGCGGGGCGTGGGGCCGGTTCGACCGGGAGCCGGCGACCAGCGTCGTCCCGGCCAGTCGGCTGACGCTGTCAGGGCTGAGGAGGTCCGCGTCGACCGTACCCGCGGCGATGTGCGGCGGAAGGCCTGTCGGCTGCTGCGGCCAGGCCCACCACCCGACGCCGGCCAGTACGAGGCAGGGAACGACCGCAGCCAGGAGCAGCCGCCAGTGACGCAGTGCTCGAGCGAGCCGGCGCGTACTCGGACCTTGTGAACGCGAGGGCTGCGGAGTCAGTGCCTGCTGCAGCGGCCCCGCCCCTGGGGTCTGCGGCCGGCTGGGGGGTGCCGGTGCCGCAGGGTCTGTCTTCCAGTAGTGCTCTGTCACGCCTTGCTCCTTGTCGTGGTGTTCCTGCCGGTGCTCTTTGGCGCCCCGAAGCCGCCTTGGGCACGGTGGGTCGGATGTGGGTGGTCAGCGGTGGCACGAGGCGCTGAGGAGGAGCAGCAGGATCGCGGTGGTGATGAAGGTGAGGCAGCCGGTGCCGCCGCCCGGGTACTTGAAGTGGGTCTCGACCCGGCCGCCGGGGGTGCTGGTGCGTCCGGTGAGGTAGACGTTGGATCCGGTGCAGCTGCCGACATCAGAAGTGGCGGCCCTGATGAGTGATGGTGGCGTTCGTGCTGATCGGAGCACAGGCCAGAGCACCGGCCTTATATGACCGGTCGTCATGTGACCTGACCGTCGCCCTCCAGGACAAGTTCGGCGAGGCCGGCAGGCGGATGCTTGTCGTGGGGGTGAACGGCTGCACTTCGGTCACGTCTGAGGTGACCGAGTCCGCCCACCCGCCAGAAATCGAACGCTCGCCGATCAATCTCCGGTCGACGGAACGTGCCCGCGCGCTGTCAGGACCGGTGGACATGCTGATCGCGGTGTGCGGCACCGACAACGGCCACGACGTCTTCTGGCTCCGCAGCCCGGACACCCACCCGAACGAGTGGACCATCGTGGTGAGCCAGGCTCGTGACCACCACTGGTTTCACTTCGACGGCGGCCTCGCCGCCTTTCTGAGCGCGATCATGTCCGGCCGGAAGCCCGCGCACGTGAGGAGGCCTGACCCCGGCGAGTACACCAGCCTCAGGCGCGCCCTCCAGCGGCTCAATCACGGCTGACAGAGCCCACTCCCTGATCGGATCACGGTGTCCCCACCCGCGTTCCCAGGGAGGCAGCGATGCCCCACCGCATGCCCGCCACCGGCAGCACCTCCACGCCGGCCCACCAGGCCCGAGCCCCCCAGGTCCGCCCGGTGCCTTCCGAGGCCGCGGCCCCCGGCGCCCGGCCGCACCTGCCACCCACCGGATCCCGCACCACGCATCCGGCCCGGCGCAGGTCAGGACGCACCACGACGCTCGCCCACCACCTCCTCGTCGTACTCGCCGCCCTGGCCGCCCTCCTCGGAACCGCTGCACCCCCCGCCACAGCCGCCCCCGACACCCCGGACGCCTTCACCATCACCGCCGACCTCCACGACGGCATGATCGCCCAATTCGGCTCCGCCTATTACCTCTACGGCACCGCATACGGCTGCGGCTTCACCTGGTCACGCTCCGGCACACCCTGGTGCGGCTTCGGCGCCGCCCGCGCCGACAGCAGAGAAGGCCCGTACTCCCCTCCCACCCCGCTGTTCAGCCCGACCGACATCGACCCCTACACCGGGCACGACTACCGATGGCTGTGCGGATCCACCGGACAGGGCTGCTTCAACCCCCGCATGATCCAACGCACCGGCTGGGGCGCCGACGACGGCGCCTACATCCTCTGGTTCAACGCCCCCAAGGCCATTGCCGACGGCGCCACATCCGCCTATTACGTCATGGGCTGCAACAGCCCCACCGGACCCTGCGGAACAACCGCCGGCCCGCCCTACGGCTCAACTCACCGCCCCACCCTCCACCAATGCGCCGGAGCCGACGGCGACTTCACGCTCGCCAACGACCAGACAGGAGCCGCCGTCCTCTGCACCCTCGCAGGCCCCACCATGTCCCTCGCGATCGAACGCCTCACCGCCTGGGGCTCCGACGGCACCAACACCGGCACCACCAACCTCGCCAACCTCACCCACGTCGAATCCCCCGGCATCTACCAGGACGCCGCCACCGACACCTGGATCACCACCTACAGCGACCCCAACTGCGGCTACTGCACCGGCACGGGCACCGGTTACGCCACCGCGCCCGGCCTCCTCGGCCCCTGGACCGCCCCCACCAACCTCGGCATCAACCCCCCGCCCACCGGCCGACGCGACCTCTCCGCCACCAGCTGCGGCGGACAACCCCGCACCATCTCCCACCTCGACGGGCAACCCTGGCAAGGCATCGACCTCTGGACCGGCACCCTCAACCAGACGGCCGCCCGCCTCCACTACGAACCACTGCACTACACCCCCACCACCGGCGCCGCCGGTGACGCACAGCCTTGGAAACCCCCCTTCACCCCGTTCACCTGTGCGTAGAGCTCAGTTCACGCGGACACTGACGGCCTTTCTCAGCTGACGGCGTCGAGCAGCAGTTTCGCGGCCACCGTCGCCCCGTCGGTGCGGAACGTGTCGGCCACGGCCCTCGCTCGTGCGCGGGTCTCGGGGGTCAGGGCCGTCCTGAGCGCGGCCGACAGGGACTCGACGGTCGGGGTCGGACCGTCGTGTGCCGCGCCGATGCCCAAGTCGGCCACCCGGCCGGCGAAATACGGCTGGTCCGCCCCCTGGGGTACCACCACCTGAGGCGCGCCGGCCCAGGTGGCCGTCGTCGTGGTGCCCGCCCCGCCGTGGTGCACGACGGCCGCCGCCCGGCGGAACAGTGCCTGATGGTTGACCTCGCCGACGACGAAGCAGTCGTCCTGGTCGTCGATCAGGGCCAGCTCGGCCCAGCCCCGGGAGACGAGAACGCGGCGGCCCTGCGCGCGGATCGCCTCGATGGCCACCCGGGCGACGTCCTCCGGATCGCGCATGGGGATGCTGCCGAAGCCCACGTACACCGGTGGTGTGCCGGCGTCCAGGAACGCCACCAGCTCGGCGGGGAGCGGGCGTTCGTCCGGCAGGACCCACGCGCCGGTCTGCACCACGTCGAGGCCCGCCGGCTGCTGCCACGGGGCCAGGACCGGGTCCGCGGCCAGCCACGGGTGGTCGGTGAAGACGTGGTCGCGGACGTTGTCCACCGGCGGCAGGCCGATCGACGCCCGGTGGGTGTTGATCGCCTCGCCGAACACCGCCTGCGCGTCCTGGGCGTCCCGGTCCCACAGCACCCGATTGTCGGTCACATCCGAAGGGAGCGGCCGGCCCGGCCGCGGGATCGGCGGGTGGTGCGGCGACGGCAGGCTGACCGGCTGGTAACTCGCGTACACGTAGCGGATGCCCAGCTTCTCGGCGACCGACTTCACGCCGGCCACGGCCGGCACGAGGCCGGTCGCCACCAGCACATCACACCCCTCGGCTGCCTCGGTGACGTTGTCATAGAACGCGGCGACCAACTCGGCCGCGCGCCGGGGCACGCCTGCCGCCGACGGCGGCGTCTTCCCGGTCACCAACTCGCGCACCGACTGGCCGGTCGGCACCATCTCCACGCCGACCCCGGCCAGCCGCTTCGCGAACTCCTCGTCCGGCGGCGCGCACACCCGCACCTCCGCGCCGAGTTCCAGCAACCGCACCGCAAGTCCCACCAGCGGTTCGATGCCCCCGCGCGAGTCATACCCCGACAACAGCACACGCATTTCGTGACTCTCGTTTCCGTAGGTTCTTGCTCAGGTCGGTGATTCTGCGGCACGACCCGGGTCTTGCCGCAAGCCCCCCGGTGCGCTATATGTTGAGAGTGGAAAGGCGTGGGTACTCCCCTTTTCCCTTCATCGTCCGCTGTGGACGGACAACCTCCTCGCGAAACGGCGGCGCGCAGCGTACCGCGGCACCGTCCACCCTGGGGGTCTCCCATAGGCCTACGGATGCAGCCGAGGAACGAGAAGTTCTCCACCCTGCGGGTCAGTTGCACGTCCCGTTCGGGTCAAGGAGCTACGGGCAGGTGACGGGGCCGCCGCAAGGCCGGGCCGGGTAAGGGCCGTTCAGCCGCGTAGGGTGGTCGTGGCCCGATTTCAGATCGTCGCCTTGACGGTGCGCCGCCGGAGCAGGTGTTCGACGCTGCGATGTCAGCCGGCGGCGCCATGGCCGATTCGGTGGGCAGCAACGGCGGAGAAGGCAGGATTCGAACCTGCGCGGGCTTGCACCCGACCAGGGCCGGAGCCCTGGTCCCCGATAAACCACTCCGGGCACCTCTCCCAGCAGAGCCGGCCCAGCACACCGCGAGCCAACTCCTGTGCTGTGAGGCCTGGTTCTCGCGGCCCCCTGCACACCCATGACTATTCACCTCCACCCTGACCGGACGCTGACACCCCACTGACCCGGCTCCGGACCGGCAGGCGTGGCGCACCACGAAAGCCCCGCCGGCGACCGCAGCGGACGCGAGGGCACACCTGTGGCCGAACCGTGTTCACCGGCGTGGCTCGGGGATTACACTCGCGGCCTGACGCATGGTCAGACCGGTGCCGGTGAGGCCACCGGTGCGCGGGGGGACTGCTCCGGGGGGCTGGTGTGGTGCAGGGGTCGGTGCGCGGGGATTCACGGCTCGGCGGTATGCCGACGACCGCCAAGTACGAGGTCGACACGCTCTTCAAGGACCTGATCGACCAGTTCAGCGGCGCCCGGCTGCCGATGCCGGTCGTCGTGCTGTACGCCGAGGAGGCCGACGCCGGGCTCGACCGGGAGGTCGAGGACGTGGTGAACGCCGTTCAGGAGGCCCAGGAGAGCGGCAACTTACCCCATCGCGTGGTCGCAGCCCCCGAGGGGGGCGACCCGCACCACAACGCCATCGGCATCCTCGACGGGCTCGCCCGCGGCCCGTGGGCCAGGCGGGGACCTTCCTGGTACCGCAGCTACGCCTTCCCCCGCTCACGTCTGGTGGCGGCCGTCGAGGCCGCCGCCCAGCACGTGGTGGGGACTGCGGGAGACGCAGCCGCTCAGCCGCTGGACGACCTGGTGGAAGCCGCCCTGGCCCGCCTGCGGGACCTGCACTGGCGGTCGGAGCCGCGTGCCACCCGCGGCGAGCTCCAGCAGACGCTGTCGCCGCTGCTCAACTCGACCACGCTGATCGGCGCGTTCGTGCTGGCCGGCCTGACCACGCTGCTGACCCAGGCGCACTGGGAGGTCGTGCTCGGCGTGGTGATGGCCTCGTTCCTGCTGCTGACGGTGACCGGCTGGGTCCGCCGCAACACCGCGCCGCTGTCCTGGCTGGGGCAGGCCAGCCGCTGGTTCGCCACCACCACCTTCCTCGCCGCCTCCGGCCGCCAGGCCGCCGCCTGGTCCATCTGGCGGCCCCGGATGTCCTGGGACGTCACCCAGGCGCGCGCCCGGGAGGTGGCCGGCGAGATCATCAAGGCTCGGCTGGACACCACACCGGCGGATGAGAAGGACCGGGCCCAGCAGTTCCACCTCCAACTGCGCACGCTTGCCCTGCTGGAGGACCTGCGGTCCGCGCACCGCGCCTGGGCGCCGGACCTGCGGGGCCGAAAGCGCAGGGTCCCGCCCGTCGTCTTCATGCCCAGGGCGGGCGCGGACAACGGCGGCCTCAAGGTGCTCAGCGCCATCAGTGACGTCCGCAGCCGCCGCAGCGAGCAGGACCCGCTGCTGGTGCTGGCCGGCGTCGCCCAGGCCGACGTCGCGGCCTGGCTGGAGGCGGAGAGTCCGGGGCCGGCGCCCGTCCACTCGGGCGGGCCGCGCCGCAACAGCCCGTACGAGACCTGGGTGAGCAATCTGCGGGTGCGGCAGGCGCCGAGTCGTGGCCGCGCGCTGGCCTGGACGCTCCCGGTGCGGCTCAGCAGGCTGCAGTTGAGTGCCGGGAACACCACCGGTCTCGTCGCCGTTCCCGTGCGGCGCACGCTGTGGTTCCTGTGGTCTCGCTGGACGGTCCTGCTCGTGCTGGTCCTCGCGGCCGCCGCCGGGCTGCTGCGCACCCAGCAGCTCTCCCATCAGTACTGCGAGGGGCGGCTGTTGGGCTCGAACCACGACGCGGTCCGGCGGCAGGACCCGGGTGGCACCCGGGAGTGTGTCGGCGTGGCGACCGGCGGTGTCTCCTTCAGTACGGACCACGACGTCCACCTGAGCGGGACGCTGCCCGGACAGGACACGGACGGGCACCGGGCCGGGGCGGGCATCACGCTCGGCACGCTGGAGGAGGCCATCGCCCGGGAGAACGACCGCGTCTCGGCGCTGCCCGACGTCCAGTACATCACCGTCGTCTACGCGGGGGCGCTCACCACCGCCGCCGGGCAGGAGACACGGGCGCTCAACAGCCTCAAGGAGCTCGCCGGGGTGCACCTCGCCCAGCTGCGCAACAACGCGGGCGACCCGTTGAAGATCAAGGTCCTGGTGGCCAACGGCGGCCAGGACATGTACTTCCAGACCGAGATGGTCGAGCGGATCGTCGGTGTGGCGAGCCGGGACCACTCGATCGCCGGGGTGGTCGGCCTCGGCCGCGACACCACCGACAGCGACACGGCGATCGGCCTGCTCCAGCGCGCCGGGCTGGCCGTCGTCGACACCACCAACTCCGGCACGGACCTGGCCAAACGGCACGTCAACTACTTCGGGCTGGCCGCGACCGACCAGGAGGAGGCCGCCGCGCTCCGCAGGATCGTCGACGGACTCGGGCTGCCCGCCTCCGACCGCTGGGCCGCCGTGCTCACCCGGCGGCCCAGTCGCGACGA encodes:
- a CDS encoding sensor domain-containing protein yields the protein MTEHYWKTDPAAPAPPSRPQTPGAGPLQQALTPQPSRSQGPSTRRLARALRHWRLLLAAVVPCLVLAGVGWWAWPQQPTGLPPHIAAGTVDADLLSPDSVSRLAGTTLVAGSRSNRPHAPLTVSPSDCAVAVGPTTQSVYGQAWTAFLSATYQDAGDTGAYTVNQVIGVFPDGEKAGTAFQTLTAGLTKCPSSTRTDQAGRTSKWAYTAQPPTPVAVAWTASQGGSAKWACYHQARVKGTSLVQVAVCQAGDGQPTTAKLADALTGKVSG
- a CDS encoding glycosyltransferase; the encoded protein is MRVLLSGYDSRGGIEPLVGLAVRLLELGAEVRVCAPPDEEFAKRLAGVGVEMVPTGQSVRELVTGKTPPSAAGVPRRAAELVAAFYDNVTEAAEGCDVLVATGLVPAVAGVKSVAEKLGIRYVYASYQPVSLPSPHHPPIPRPGRPLPSDVTDNRVLWDRDAQDAQAVFGEAINTHRASIGLPPVDNVRDHVFTDHPWLAADPVLAPWQQPAGLDVVQTGAWVLPDERPLPAELVAFLDAGTPPVYVGFGSIPMRDPEDVARVAIEAIRAQGRRVLVSRGWAELALIDDQDDCFVVGEVNHQALFRRAAAVVHHGGAGTTTTATWAGAPQVVVPQGADQPYFAGRVADLGIGAAHDGPTPTVESLSAALRTALTPETRARARAVADTFRTDGATVAAKLLLDAVS
- a CDS encoding VOC family protein, translating into MACRISELILDCADPERLAAFWSKVLGYVELGREDDGSIAIGLPDAGFGGPQPTLVLSPSSDPRTGKLPLHIDVNATDRDQDAELERLLALGARPVDVGQTGTESWHVLADPEGNKFCLLRTRLQPL
- a CDS encoding TetR/AcrR family transcriptional regulator — translated: MSIETPGLRESKKQETRQLISDHATRLFLEHGFEETTIAEIATAARVAKKTVTNYFPRKEDLALDHHEEFTASLARAVTDRADGESAVAALRREFNAALDERDPVAGFAGPDFARMIADSPTLTARLRDLHDQREEALAAALAAASPAATPAIAPRAAAALLAAAHRLLFRRIQELTLAGHPNDRIAATLAPEAAHAFDLLDASLNASPDTAQ
- a CDS encoding DNA/RNA non-specific endonuclease, which encodes MTAHPHKPAARFRRTVRRFVLLVLVAVLVPIVGAGARASATTGAMAVLAQSGTVAPLVPFGGIEAASAALAQEVEDFNRQEAEIAQQAKDVVAEAEEITKNAAALRNDTAAFNTKTAAVDQKTGSFNTRAAALSARIDAHNSKPNTFQLPAQAAAANAYEAEASELRAEQAQLQAEKSSLQNEQSQLDAERSKLSSRQSQLTAASKAQDAKAGALRSKEQQLESRGQQLLQQIAQAIQSLADNPPDPAATMNQGGDAAGPPQQTDQSASQGADTADSPSRQPQASALKAYAKQTGSTVDMRPGTAYLTPEAVRQLPAAQAAQLGSPSTTYDGLVRKPNGHYTALQVQAPEATAAPGPEVFKTALSRRGQVVAYKPGVKLIIDEFKPVPAAPNSSDPGPGTPPPPPAGKAACLANKPSPRRDSGGGWIVNTSQNVARRNKIADPTGPSGARAATAEACLTKNLGKGTDARGDITGWRDAQTQAPNGGLARCHLIANLFGGWGGTQDWANLVPCWQLGMNTKDVSMRQYEIMVKKAVDALPEGEAAAVYYVVTPVYRDASSTIPLGVNMSATVQLPNGASWPVFYTTSLLNVPYNNGPNLGN